A window of Armatimonadia bacterium contains these coding sequences:
- a CDS encoding AMP-binding protein has translation MVDTSTPHCTPNLTVPQTLHEVLLPHIQATPDRPALLAPGASPLTYEGLGRQVTETLAACKTFGLGRQDRVALVLPNGPEMAAAFIAFCAAATCAPLNPRYREEDFEFAFTDFGVKTVVVQAGVPSPARDVARALGLPAIELHPQPEQGCGAFRLEAEPFGAAALPGPVCAQDVALALHTSGTTARPKIVPLSQANLTGAMRGVARALELTGADRCLNVMPLFHVHGLIGALLSSLCVGGSVICAPGPSAAEFFGWMDALAPTWYTAVPTIHQAILGAAPAHRKVIARRPLRFLRSCSAPLPPSVLGQLEQTFAVPVLEAYGMTEATHLMACNPLPPGPRKPGSVGLPTGTELAIMDMDQEGRLLGPNDIGEVVARGETITSGYESNPAANASSFTGGWFHTGDQGYRDEDGYYYLTGRLKELINRGGEKVAPREIDDVLTAHPEVSQAIAFAVPDEILGEDIVAAVVPREGSHPDPDELVIFAARQLADYKVPREVILVDELPRGATGKLQRIGLADKLGHLLTPQTPEVPLDLEDDPEALSETCAAAQALMAAMWEEVLGTPEPDPDRSFFEQGGDSLKATRLAARYRATFGLQVTLRSLFDHPTLPGQAEMITRMLLAEVLAEDPDRTSS, from the coding sequence ATGGTCGATACCAGCACACCGCATTGTACTCCCAATCTGACTGTTCCGCAGACGCTACACGAGGTCCTTCTGCCGCATATCCAGGCAACTCCCGACCGGCCCGCTCTGCTGGCACCCGGTGCTTCTCCTCTCACCTACGAAGGCCTCGGGAGGCAGGTCACCGAGACCCTTGCAGCCTGCAAGACCTTCGGCCTTGGTCGCCAGGACCGGGTGGCGCTGGTTCTGCCCAACGGTCCTGAGATGGCGGCTGCCTTCATCGCTTTCTGTGCCGCAGCCACCTGCGCTCCTCTCAACCCGCGCTACCGCGAGGAGGACTTCGAGTTCGCCTTCACCGACTTCGGTGTGAAGACTGTGGTTGTGCAGGCTGGAGTCCCTTCTCCGGCTCGAGACGTCGCCAGGGCACTGGGCCTTCCCGCGATCGAACTGCACCCACAGCCGGAGCAGGGCTGCGGCGCTTTCCGTCTGGAAGCCGAGCCCTTCGGCGCGGCAGCTCTTCCCGGTCCGGTCTGCGCCCAGGACGTGGCACTGGCGCTGCATACCTCCGGAACCACGGCCCGCCCGAAGATCGTGCCGCTTTCGCAGGCCAATCTCACCGGTGCGATGCGCGGTGTCGCCAGGGCCCTTGAGCTCACCGGCGCCGACCGTTGCCTCAATGTCATGCCCCTGTTCCATGTCCACGGTCTGATTGGCGCCTTGCTGTCCTCGCTCTGTGTCGGGGGCAGCGTGATCTGTGCGCCGGGGCCATCGGCCGCGGAGTTTTTCGGCTGGATGGACGCCCTGGCGCCCACCTGGTACACCGCCGTCCCGACAATCCACCAGGCCATACTGGGTGCTGCGCCTGCACACCGCAAGGTCATCGCCCGTCGTCCGCTACGCTTCCTTCGCTCATGCTCGGCGCCACTTCCGCCTTCGGTACTCGGTCAACTGGAGCAGACCTTCGCTGTCCCGGTGCTCGAGGCCTACGGAATGACCGAGGCAACCCACCTGATGGCCTGCAATCCGCTGCCACCGGGTCCGCGCAAGCCGGGATCTGTCGGCCTTCCCACCGGCACCGAGTTGGCCATCATGGACATGGACCAGGAGGGTCGACTGTTAGGACCCAACGACATCGGCGAGGTCGTGGCTCGCGGAGAGACGATCACCTCCGGCTATGAGAGCAACCCCGCAGCCAACGCGTCCTCTTTCACCGGAGGGTGGTTCCATACCGGCGACCAGGGCTACCGTGACGAGGACGGTTACTACTACCTCACCGGGCGCCTCAAGGAGCTCATCAATCGCGGAGGCGAGAAGGTCGCGCCTCGCGAGATTGACGACGTATTGACCGCTCACCCGGAGGTCTCCCAGGCCATCGCCTTCGCCGTGCCCGACGAGATCCTCGGCGAGGATATCGTGGCGGCCGTGGTCCCGCGCGAGGGCTCCCACCCAGACCCGGACGAGCTCGTGATCTTCGCCGCCAGGCAGCTCGCCGACTACAAGGTTCCGCGCGAGGTGATTCTGGTCGACGAACTGCCGCGCGGTGCCACCGGGAAGCTGCAGAGGATCGGCCTCGCGGACAAGCTCGGACACTTGCTGACCCCGCAGACGCCCGAAGTGCCACTCGACCTGGAGGACGACCCCGAGGCCCTGAGTGAGACCTGCGCAGCGGCGCAGGCTTTGATGGCCGCGATGTGGGAGGAGGTCCTGGGAACACCGGAGCCGGACCCCGATCGCAGCTTCTTCGAGCAGGGAGGCGATTCGCTCAAGGCCACCCGTCTGGCCGCACGCTACCGTGCGACCTTTGGCCTTCAGGTAACCCTTCGCAGCCTCTTCGATCACCCCACGCTCCCCGGCCAGGCGGAGATGATCACCAGAATGCTCCTGGCCGAGGTGCTCGCCGAGGACCCCGACCGGACGTCGAGTTAG